In Sphingopyxis macrogoltabida, the sequence CCATAATCTAGACTCCTCATGGACGTTTAAGCGGATAAGCGCTTATCATCTTTTACGCCAATCTTCAATTGCGACATATGCGCTGGATCGACTTGCCACAGGGGGGCTCGATTTAGCTTACCCCGATTTTCGAGCCTCTGCACGGAACACAATAGATCGCAGCATCCACCTCGGCGCCGGATGTTCCGGCTCTCCACGTCAAACTGACGCGAGGCGCAAACGGACGCATGGCGACGCGGATCGAACAAGATGATCCACCGTTCGATGTCGAAGCTCGACGGCTTCGCCTATGCCGTGAGCTGCTTGTCGAACGGCAGATCATTGCGCGGTACCTCAAGAAGCAAGACTGGAGCCATGCGGGCTGGATCATGCTACTGGAACTCTATGTCGCGGATACGGTCGATAAAAGGCTGCCGGTTTCGAGCCTGGGATATGCGAGTGGCGTTTCGATTCCGACTGCGACGCGGCAGACCATTGAAATGGAATCCTGCAAATTTGTGGTTCGCGAGCGCGATCCTCACGACGGGCGTCGAACGAACATCGCCCTGACCGCTCGCGGTCGAGCCATCCTCAGGTGCATTCTAGACGACTATGCGAAGTCCCGGGCGAATGCCTGATGGCTGCCGCTTCCTCGATCGTCCAGAACGAAATCTGTCATGCCTAAACGAGAGACGAAGAATCTGGCTTCAAGGTTCAAGGGAGAAAGAGGGAAGCCGAAGTTGATGTAACTACAAAAGGAAATTGGAAAATCATCGGATCAGGGAAAGCAAAATGTCCATTTCCGGAAGCTCTTTTGATTCCTTCAATCGGCATCTTCTGATAGGCTGCCGACCGAGAAAACACATGCAGGCGAGCCACCTTTCCGACGCATCAACAGCCGATACCGTTCGGGAGCCCGTCGCGCGCGATTGGCTCTGGAAGCCGTGGTACGCGAAGCTTTGGTGGGCAGCGATTCCGGTCTACTGGGCAGGCGCGGCGGCCTCGCTGAAACTCCCGGCTCTGGCGGAGTTTTATACCAGCGCTCTGGCGGGCTATCTCAACATGCTCTTCTTCCCGCTGACGACGCTGCTGGTGCT encodes:
- a CDS encoding MarR family winged helix-turn-helix transcriptional regulator, coding for MATRIEQDDPPFDVEARRLRLCRELLVERQIIARYLKKQDWSHAGWIMLLELYVADTVDKRLPVSSLGYASGVSIPTATRQTIEMESCKFVVRERDPHDGRRTNIALTARGRAILRCILDDYAKSRANA